A genomic region of Vigna radiata var. radiata cultivar VC1973A unplaced genomic scaffold, Vradiata_ver6 scaffold_339, whole genome shotgun sequence contains the following coding sequences:
- the LOC106778393 gene encoding transcription factor bHLH30-like, giving the protein MLPFRRFYGFQSWLDRDSTHVPNTFIKRSVEFDGTRSKADRKSTEACKSHREAERRRRQRINSHLSTLRSLLPNAAKSDKASLLAEVVEHVKRLKKQADEVACGDGGEPGAVRSEAWPLPGECDEATVRWCEGETNRVKATVCCEDRAGLNRDVTRAIRSVQAKPVRAEMMTVGGRTKSVVVVEWGEEEVEVVALERALNAVVENRALVGFGMGPVVLGQKRGRDCCGSPTSS; this is encoded by the exons atgCTTCCCTTTCGGAGATTCTACGGCTTCCAGAGTTGGCTAGACCGCGACTCCACCCACGTCCCCAACACTTTCATTAAACGGTCAGTGGAGTTCGACGGCACCAGATCAAAAGCCGACCGCAAATCAACGGAAGCATGCAAGAGTCACAGGGAAGCCGAGAGGAGACGCAGGCAGAGAATCAACTCTCACCTATCCACCTTACGATCCCTCCTTCCTAACGCCGCCAAG TCCGATAAAGCATCGTTGCTAGCGGAAGTTGTTGAGCACGTGAAACGGTTAAAGAAGCAGGCCGATGAAGTGGCGTGCGGGGACGGCGGCGAACCGGGTGCGGTTCGGTCTGAGGCGTGGCCGCTTCCTGGGGAGTGCGACGAGGCGACGGTGAGGTGGTGCGAGGGGGAGACGAATAGGGTGAAGGCGACGGTGTGCTGTGAGGACCGGGCCGGTCTGAACCGCGACGTGACACGGGCAATCCGGTCGGTTCAGGCAAAGCCGGTTCGCGCGGAAATGATGACGGTTGGGGGAAGGACGAAgagtgtggtggtggtggagtgGGGTGAAGAGGAGGTGGAGGTTGTGGCGCTGGAACGGGCTTTGAACGCCGTGGTGGAGAATCGGGCTTTGGTGGGCTTTGGAATGGGCCCTGTTGTTTTGGGCCAGAAACGGGGTAGGGATTGTTGCGGTTCGCCTACTTCTTCTTGA